A region of the Desulfobacter postgatei 2ac9 genome:
TTGTAAAATACAATGGATACAAAGAATGAAACATATCAATTTTATAATCATTTCTTCATGTTTGTTTATTTTTGCGGGAACGGCATCTGTCTGGGCGGGCCCCAGGGCCGTCCCGGTGGCCCCCTCTTTTGAGTTTGAGCCCGTGCTTGAAGGAGAGGATTTAACCCATGATTTTATAATAAGAAATCAGGGGGATGCCCCTTTGAATATTACCGATGTTCGACCGCCTTGAGGGTGTGACAGAAAAGCCTATGACAAGCAGATTCCCCCGGGCGGGGAAGGAAAAATCACTATTGGCGTTAAGACCGCAGGATATGGCGGGCGTGAGTTAATTAAAAATATTTTGGTTAAATCCGACGATCCTGAGAACAAAAAATTTTATTTAAAAATTGCCGGTAAAGTTAAAGAGATTGTCAAGATCAGCCCCAGCACTGTGAACCTGAACGGGATTCCCGGACAGACCGTAAGTGAGGTGGTCACAATTGAACCGGTGCAGATGGATGAATTAAAGATCCTTGGCATGACGCTTAAATATAATAAACAGATAAAGGCTGAGTTGATCAAGCCCGGCCAGGGGGAAAAAACCTGGAAGGTCAGGGTTTCCTGTTATTCCGAGCACCCTGCGGATATTTATGATTTTATTACACTGACAACAGACAACCCCAATAAATCGCATTTGAGAATTAGGGTCTATGCTATTTTTGAAAAAGATGAGCCTATGGAAAAGAGCGATTTAAGGACACATGTAAACAATGAATAGCCCAAAGAAAGCTAACATAATGGATACGTCAGCAATTAAGGCCGTTGTGTTTGATTGTGACGGCGTCATGTTTGATACGGCTCTGGCCAACCGTAAATTTTATAATGATCTTTTGGCCGCTTTTAATAAAGCCCCCCTTGACGATGAGCAGTTTAAAAATATTCATATGATGACGGTAAGGGCTGCTGTTGAATATCTTTATCCGGAAATGGATGACCACCAGCCTGTATACAAAATGATTAAAAGCATCGGTTATGAAAGTGTGGTGCCTTTGATGCTGATGGAACCGGGCCTTATTGAGTTGCTTGATGCAATAAAGCAGGCAGGCCTGGTGCGCGGTGTGGCCACGAACCGGACAAATACCATGGGACGTGTGCTGATTGAACATAAGCTGAAAAAGTCATTTGATATTGTTGTCACGGCATCGGATGTCGCAAATCCCAAACCCTTTCCTGACCAGCTTGAAAAAATTATGGGGGCGTATGCGCTGGTGCCTAAACAGCTTGTGTTTATCGGGGATTCCATATACGATAAAAAGGCTGCTGAATCTGCTGGTACATGGTTCATAGCATTTAAGCAGCCCGGGCTTGAAGCCCACGCCCATGCAGTATCCATGGATGAGGTGGGAGGACTGTTAAAGTTAAGCAAATATAATTCTTGACAAATCAGCCAATCATCATTAAATTTTACAAGATTTTTAAATAAAATTGAAGTCAGGTGCCGGGTCAAGGCATTTGACACCTATAATGGCAGTTAACCATAGATTAAGGAGAATGACGTAATATGTCTAAATTAGTTGCACCCCATGGCGGAAAAGGTCTTGTATGCTGCAAACTTGAAGGCGCTGCTCTGGAAGCTGAACGGAAAAAAGCCGCAGGTCTGAAAAAAATCGAAATCTCTTCCCAGGTTAAAGGCGACTTGATCATGCTGGGTATCGGCGGTTTCTCTCCGCTGAACGGCTTTATGACCAAAGCTGACTGGAAAAGCGTTTGCGAAGACTTCCTGCTGGCTAATGGTACTTTCTGGCCGGTTCCTGTTATGCTCGATGCTTCTGCTGCTGATGCCGCAGCAATCAAAGTTGGCGATGAGATCACCCTGGAAAGAAATGGTGAGATTTATGCCACCATGAAGATCGAAGAAAAATTCGAAATGACTGAAGCCGAGAAAAAATGGGAATGTGAAAAAGTTTACAAAGGTCATGGCGAAGAGTCTGATGACAAAGTATTCTGGGAAATCGCACTGAAAGATCATCCCGGCGTTCAAATGGTTATGGCCAGAAAAGAGTTCTGCCTGGCTGGTCCTGTAAAAGTACTCTCCGAAGGCGAGTTCCCCGAAAAATTCAAAGGCGTATACCTGACTCCTGCTGAAACCCGCGCTATCATGGATGAAAAAGGCTGGGCAAACGTTGCTTCCATGCAGCTGAGAAACCCCATGCACAGATCCCACGAACATCTGTGCAAGATCGCCCTTGACGTATGTGACGGCGTTCTGATCCACTCCCTGATCGGTAACCTGAAACCTGGCGACATCCCCGCAGACGTACGTATCAAATGTATCGACACCCTGATCAAGGGTTACTTTGTACCGGAACACGTTATTAATGCCGGTTACCCCCTTGACATGAGATATGCCGGTCCCCGTGAAGCCCTGCTTCATGCCACCTTCCGCCAGAATTACGGCGTTAACAAGATGATCATCGGTCGTGACCATGCCGGCGTTGGTGACTTCTACACCCTGTTCGAAGCCCAGGAAATTTTTGATACCATCCCCACTCCGGAAGACCCAGGCAAACGCCTGCTGTGCGAACCGTTGAAAATCGACTGGACCTTCTACTGCCACAAATGCGACGGTATGGCTTCCATGAGAACCTGCCCCCATGGCAAAGACGACCGTGTTATCCTCTCCGGCACCAAACTGCGTCACGCCTTGTCCAACAACCAACCTGTTGTTGATCACTTTGGCCGTGAAGAAGTTTTGGTTATCCTTAGAGAATACTATGCCAGCCTGACCGAAAAGGTTGAAGTAAAACTGCAGAGCCATGCAGAAGGCACCAAGATGTAATTAAAGGATTTTCCTTCACTGACATCTGTTTGGTGATCTAAATTAAGGCGGCCCTTTCCTTGACTGGAAAGGGCCGCTTTTTTATTTGGCAACTTGCCAACGTTTTGAATTTTTACTTTAAAGCTACTTTAAAGCTGTGGACAAAATGCAGTCCTCTGCATGCGTTAGCGCCGTCTTCCGAGGGCAGGGCCTCATTGAATATTTCCAACAGCTTAACGGTTTGTTTGGCCATCATGACGCAATTGCCTGAAATGGCGTAGTACATGATGCTCAGACGTGTTTTTGAGGACTCTTCCCTGATTCTGGCAATTTGATTGGCATTGTATTCATCCACAAGATCTCTGAGATAGTGGAATCTTGCCCCGATGTGGCTGCAGTCCACAATATCCTTTTTATTAAATGCGATTTCAACCTGCTCAAAAATGTAAAGCATTTCTGTTTTGACCTCTTTGAGTTCCTCAATCTGGGCCTGTAAAAGCCCTTTATGGCGGTTGGCCACATGCATGGTGGATCTGATCACCGTATCTCTGTGTCCATCGTTCAGTTTCTGAAGGCGCCGGATAATCTGGTAATAGTTGTAAGACCCCTTGTGATCCGTACGCTGCAGGAGCCGTAACACTTTAAAAATATTTGCAATGATTATATTGCTGCTCATCTGGAACTGCTTGACC
Encoded here:
- a CDS encoding DUF1573 domain-containing protein, with the translated sequence MKHINFIIISSCLFIFAGTASVWAGPRAVPVAPSFEFEPVLEGEDLTHDFIIRNQGDAPLNITDVRPPUGCDRKAYDKQIPPGGEGKITIGVKTAGYGGRELIKNILVKSDDPENKKFYLKIAGKVKEIVKISPSTVNLNGIPGQTVSEVVTIEPVQMDELKILGMTLKYNKQIKAELIKPGQGEKTWKVRVSCYSEHPADIYDFITLTTDNPNKSHLRIRVYAIFEKDEPMEKSDLRTHVNNE
- a CDS encoding HAD family hydrolase, translated to MDTSAIKAVVFDCDGVMFDTALANRKFYNDLLAAFNKAPLDDEQFKNIHMMTVRAAVEYLYPEMDDHQPVYKMIKSIGYESVVPLMLMEPGLIELLDAIKQAGLVRGVATNRTNTMGRVLIEHKLKKSFDIVVTASDVANPKPFPDQLEKIMGAYALVPKQLVFIGDSIYDKKAAESAGTWFIAFKQPGLEAHAHAVSMDEVGGLLKLSKYNS
- the sat gene encoding sulfate adenylyltransferase, whose protein sequence is MSKLVAPHGGKGLVCCKLEGAALEAERKKAAGLKKIEISSQVKGDLIMLGIGGFSPLNGFMTKADWKSVCEDFLLANGTFWPVPVMLDASAADAAAIKVGDEITLERNGEIYATMKIEEKFEMTEAEKKWECEKVYKGHGEESDDKVFWEIALKDHPGVQMVMARKEFCLAGPVKVLSEGEFPEKFKGVYLTPAETRAIMDEKGWANVASMQLRNPMHRSHEHLCKIALDVCDGVLIHSLIGNLKPGDIPADVRIKCIDTLIKGYFVPEHVINAGYPLDMRYAGPREALLHATFRQNYGVNKMIIGRDHAGVGDFYTLFEAQEIFDTIPTPEDPGKRLLCEPLKIDWTFYCHKCDGMASMRTCPHGKDDRVILSGTKLRHALSNNQPVVDHFGREEVLVILREYYASLTEKVEVKLQSHAEGTKM